In the Glycine max cultivar Williams 82 chromosome 6, Glycine_max_v4.0, whole genome shotgun sequence genome, gaataaagaaaaaattccaAAGCAGAATATATTTTGTCTTGTTTCATATATGcaatgttacatcatgaatagaatGTAGGTTATTGTTAACTAACTAATGAATAAACTCCAAGTGATATATCTTGTAAATCCACAGCACacatataattattaatgtactaTAAAATACAATACTTTGGAACTATATAATGTATCACCATCATCTATACAATAACCCATATCATTAAgaagcattattattattacattttatGTATAGAACAATGAATGAGTTACAATGATATAAGATTAAGATATACTCCTGCACTTTTGAGTTTAGCTGATACCAGTGAAATATATTTCTACATTTATAACATTTCCTAGAACAGGAGATTAGCAATGactataaagtaaaaaaacatgttaatttTGAACTACATTCTTTTAATGCTTTACACTTTGTGAACTATCAGTTTCTCATGTTTTCTCTTTTCACTTTATACAAACATACCACCAATACAAAATAGTCATATACAGATGGAAAGAAGGATCATACCCTTTTGCATTGAAAATGTATGCGGCATTCCTGGAGGAACCTTCACCAGGATGGATACCATGGGAGTTTCGAACAGACACATTGCGGACAAACGGTGACAAAAGTGGATCAGGAACTGGTTCGTGTTTGCTTCCCCTGTCAGGAAGTTTCTTTTCAAGCACTACCGAATCACCCGACGAGATGCTAGATTTGTCAGACTTCCAAGCTCTCTATAGAAAGTATAGATTATTATATTAACATATTGAATTGAGTGGGGCAAGAATCAAGTTCTCTTAAAACCAAAAGTGAGCTAGGTTAACAAAGTTTCCTAGATAAGCAACATATACCTTTTGTGCACTTGAATTCTGTGCAACCCTGATTGCATCCTCCCCTAATGTTTCATCACACACAGGACATAGCTGATACAAGAACATTGAAGCAGGCAGTCAGTCTGATTCCATATTTCAAATGTAAGTTAATTACCTGAGTGAAATGTTCAGATACATTATTTCATTCTTTCTTAGCAATTAACTAAAATGGTTGCCAGTTAATTTTGTctgtatcttttttctttttttcactcACAGATCAGAACAGTTCACCATAACAAGCAGATACATAAAATTTCTGTTGAGTGTCTACAATTGCACTAACACTAGGAACTATAGTTTATAAACCATAATAAAATCACCGGACGGACAGGCTACCAAATTAATCAATGAAAGTAGGAAAAGGGAACAAGTCTAACAAAAGTGTAAAACATGTTAGGTTGTTATCAATAACTTCtgccaaacataaaattttaaaattcggAACCATCATACCATATTTTTTGGGTCATAGCAGTGCATCTCTTCCAAATGGATACGCAGAGAAGAAAAATCAATCTCAAAATCACAGGAAGGACATCGAAGAAGGGATTGAGCATCATCATCCTCATCTGTATAATTGAGCAGTGAATAATTCTCAGTGTGGTTTAAATGGAATCAACATCACTAAGCTATTTCTGGCACAGGAGCTCCATTTTGAATGCCATAAAAGGTACatctcaaaagaaaaagagcaaTAGGGTAAATAAATGAGCAGTATGTGATGCACAGCTACAAATGCACAAGCTCACAAAATACGAACAAGAAGGAAAAGGCCCGGTGCTAAGGTTCCCTTATGCTCTTTATGGTATGTTTGGGAGTGAAAGATTAAGGGAAGAAAATAGGAGGTTAAGAAATaagcttttcttcttctccgctTTTTGATGTTTAAAACCATCCAAGTTTCTCTAAAATTGGGTAACTTAttgtttgaaaaaagaaaaaaaaaggagggtTACTGATAATCCAATCCAACCCCCACCCCCTTTTCCCTTCCCCATCTAAACACTAGAAACTTCCAGGGCACATCCAAAACTCAGGAAAAAAGGTGAAGCCATAGGATCAAATATATCCAGCAAAATAACAAATGTCAAAGCATTCATGCACAATTGATAGATCAGAACCTTTTAATCGGGCATTATGTCCAATGTGAAGCTATAGGATCAAATATTACTTTTGTTATGCcccaagtaagaaaaaaaattcacataaacacaatttttttttttttcaatttcaccTCCATCAGATTCGGTATCATCTTCCTCTCCAATAAGGTATCTTGAAGCCCCCCAAGTTCCATTCACTCTCTTCCCCTGTACATGGGAGTCAATTCCTCGGTTGATGTTGTGCAATTCTAGCTTCAGTTTCTCCAGATTCCTCCTTATGGCAAGAACTCGAGGCTGCTGTTCCTTTGGTGAATCACACTCCTTCGTCATCACTCTCCAATTTCACTCAAcctttgaacttttttttcccTATTGCTTTGAAGGCTTAAGAAGTCTTGTTATATACAAAAATGAATATCTCAGAGTGGAGGAGCTTGTATGGTAAGAGAGGCCTATTATGGAAGCTTAGTAGAATCCCCCAAGGTAGTTTGTTTTATTATCCGAATTAAGTCCAACTTGTCATAAACAGAGAACCTTGAAATCACCATTAAAGCCAGACAATAACTTGGCTGTCCCTTGCATCAACCGTGAATTGCACAGACCCTGATCAAAACGGTTACATGCAAATGATGCCAACTTgaaacaaattcaaaacaataaatattttcaaagctCAACCGTTTCTGACATTAAGAGCAACACTGCATGCTTCCAAGTGGCTGCACTCatgaccaaaaattaaaaaaaaaaaaaacagaacttAACATTAAACTTTGTCACTGAGCCAACCCCAAGAAGCCAATCATATAGCAAAAGGGGATATGGGCTTTTATTCAGTTCACCAAAAAGTCCAATGCAATCCAAAtgccttctttctcttttttcactcAGTTGTACCCACCAGGGAAAAGACAAACCTATAGGATTTCATTTTCACATCAAAAGGAAAGATGAACAGAAAAACCATGGCTCAAGGGaaataaacaaaacacaaacacaGAAATGCATAAGTGAAAATGAGTATAGAGAGAGTACCAGAGTGAAGGCGAGAAGGTTGGAGAGAAGAGAAGTGATGATTGGTGGAATGAATAGTTGAAGCCCTCTTGAAGTCCAAGTCCATGATGTTGGGAAGAAACCAAGAGATGGGTGTGACGGAGTGAGTGAGTGATCAAAAGGGAATTCTCAACTcaaagggaaagaaaaacacAAGACAGGACATGTTTTCCCGTCAATATCGTCATCACTCATAACTTCATCTGCTCCGATTGGTGTGGTCGTGTTTTTTTGCTTACTCATCTTCTTTGCCTTCTGACACTCTCAATCAACTCTCGCTTCTGACACACTAGAAGATTGACAATTCATCACTACTCACACGTGCCACTTTCATCCCCTTATTCTCCgcgaaaaaatatattacaaccAAAATAAACCACGTTTACAATAAGCTTTTCCGTGCAATGAATTACGATAATATAGAGCCCAATGCAATAATCAATTCCCTTgacgatgattttttttatttatttatccgtcaatcttaatgattaatttttgttactaaTCGTTAGAATTTTGTGAATCATCATTGTTTAGTTATTagattaaatttatgattattgataaaatatatgatatattaattgataaatatttgttttatgcttatgtgagtgattataaaattattgttacaTTAGGCAATTTTAGTATCTCCTTCATTTGACATTCTTTGTGATTCAATTGagacaataattataatgaatTCTATCTCTTCTTTATGTACACATTCTTTAACTCTACTAtatgattattattagttattataaacATGTTATAATTATGCATCAtgtgttattaatttttcatcaatTGGTATTATAGCATTAAGTTGATGCATATTGTAACAGTTTTGCGATATAATAACATGAAATCTTAGATGTTATtaaaactttttcttcttcttcattttcttttttaaattaaagttagaTAAAGAATTTATGGTTCCAAAgtatagaatatatataaaattgggTGTACATTCAATATGCTCACACCTAATgcatttatgtataaaaaaaaaaaaacacccttTTGCTTGAATTGCTTCCGCCACCTCCTGTAACATAGTCATATACCACCAATATAATAGAAGTTTGGTTGCACTTTTTGCCTCCTCTTTCTTCTTAAATACGAATGTGTTCCGAATTGGGAATGAAATTAACGGTTCCAATATTCTCTATACTGaatatctttattttgttttagtaagAGTACGTGCATTCTTTTGTGGCTTCATTAGAATATTTGGTTTTAGTGTTATTATGCCATTGCTCCACCGTTCAAGGTTTCAAGATTTTTCTCCttacaattaatatttagtGTTATCAAGTAAAAATGCCACAAGTTATGAATACGTGATTGCCGAGGATAAAACTATGATGGTATGGGGTTTTGTTTTCACGTGTTATCattagtttgtttttttctttaataccatgaaatattttattcttgtaTATTggttctaattatatttttgttatacttTTCTTTAATGAGTCATGAATACCATTTCTATTTTtctgttatatttttatacttgtatattggttctaattattttttatctcatgttttttttaagagatttgatcttttaaaaagtaataaatcaTACGACTTTTGATCAAAAGTTACATTTCatgatttatgataaaaaatcatatttcatTACCCTTAGTGAAGAGTTACATATCTAATGCAAttattagtttagttttttaaatctaaattatgtatattaatagtgtaaaaacATATTGCTATAAGCAACTTTTGAACATAGAAATGACTAATTATATGATTTATCTTTTGTAATtagtttatcatttaatttctaCATAATCCTAATCACTTGCaaatttaactatatatttCTCTTAAATAATGGATTTGAACTAAATTTCACCTTACAAAACTAACTTGTAGACACTATTTTTGCCAAAATGTAACTCAAAGATGacaaaaaattacatacaaCTCAAAGGTTACAAATTATGTAAGATATGTTCTTTCACTTGCTCAAATAACAAACCCCCACAGTTGGATCGTCTATTAGGCTAATCCTCACTAGATATGATTGTGAGTACCTCCCCTCCTCACTCCACCCAATTTGgtcaaagttttcaaatttgtgaacaaaatcatttttttatgacattttgGGTGTTTTGTGTCTATCCATCTATGCTATTTGTGtgtaatttaaatacataaataagaTTGTGATAGACACAAAATACTCCAAATGacagaacataaaaaaaaaatgattttattcctTAAATAATCATATCTGGCCACGGTCAGCATAATTGGGTATCCAGTTGTGATGATTTGTTATTTGAGTGAGCAAAAAAATGTACTTTACAGACACAACGTCAAGAGTTTAAATATAAAGGAGGTTAGTACTAAACCTGAATTAATATTGCCAATTAATGTTCCAATAAAACCTAAAAGGTGTTCAACAAATGAATTAGACCTTCTCATTGCTATAAGGTAGTCCACATAAAGGTCTTTGTCTACTATCTCACCATGTCTCTCATAACAAATTGTCTCCTCCTAGAAATTCTATTatgagtttaaatatttttcttgttccTATTACAATTTCTAAAGCATTCTCAAAAAGCAAATGGAGTTAAGCCATGAAAGAGGAAATTAAATGAATGTGTTAGAGAAGTATAACACATCGGAGGTGGTTGacaagttgaaacaaaaaaaaacattgttaacTTCAAGTGGGTATTCCCTGTGAAATACAAAGCTGGTGACTCCATTGAGAAGTATAAAGCAAGATTTGTCACCAAAGGATACACTCACACGGTTGTAGTATTAGTGATTGCACTCCTAGTTTATGTCAACAACATCATTATAATAGGAAAAgcttaaatattttcttggtaTTGAAGTTGCTTATTCAAATCAAGGGATCTTTATATCCCAACACAAATACTTTATGTAACAAAATTACTAGCAGAAATGGTAAGCTTGGATGCAAACCACAATCCTTATGGACTCAAATACTAAACAGGGAAAAGCTTAGGAGGAACCAACTGTTGACAAGCAAATGTATCAGAGGCTAGTGGAAAAACTTATATATCTTGCTCATATAAAGCCATATATAGTACACTGATCAATGTGTGTGATCAGCCAATTTGTGCACAATTTGAGAGAATTTCATCTCTAGGCTATGTTTGTGATTTTAGGGATCttaataaaataccaataatcaCCGGAAACACATTACATTAGATTATTAACAGGGGTTGTGAAAAATACCTGGATTCATGATAAACAGCGGAATTAATGAGTCTAAGGAACTGTTGGTTTTGTgttcttcctcaaccaaatcatcGTTTTCCTTTCGGGACCTTAGGTTTCTCGTCAGATGGGGAGAAAAGAATACAATTTTTGATTTTGGTGTCTCGGGGACCACAACCTTGTTTTAGGTTTTAACATGTTTGAATTCTCATTATTCCCTAACGGGCCAAATTGGTTTCCGCTTATCAAGTCCATATTAATTTCTAATGATAGTCCAATAGGCTCACTAAATTAGATCACTTTTATTGAGCccataaatgtaaataactaatataaattatatatataatatgtaacccacactaattaattaattaagaattataaaattccaaaCAATCTCTCACTTGAGTTTTATATTAACCTTAATAATTTGTATTGCAAAAGTCTTTAGGCAAACAACcgtatgttatttacttttagacttTCCTTAAACAATTTGGTCCATCTTATATAGTAACACAGAACCATTGCAGTTTTTCTCACAATCCAACGTGATTGAGCCACAATGATCACCAATGTCACATATACTTgatgacatagatcaaatatggataagcgtcatgaaaataacatgcaatGTGATCTCATTCATGTTCATTTCCAact is a window encoding:
- the LOC100793961 gene encoding protein DEHYDRATION-INDUCED 19 homolog 6 isoform X1, with translation MTKECDSPKEQQPRVLAIRRNLEKLKLELHNINRGIDSHVQGKRVNGTWGASRYLIGEEDDTESDGDEDDDAQSLLRCPSCDFEIDFSSLRIHLEEMHCYDPKNMLCPVCDETLGEDAIRVAQNSSAQKRAWKSDKSSISSGDSVVLEKKLPDRGSKHEPVPDPLLSPFVRNVSVRNSHGIHPGEGSSRNAAYIFNAKGSRTDAPQDSADEQDIEERRLRASFVQELVSSTLI
- the LOC100793961 gene encoding protein DEHYDRATION-INDUCED 19 homolog 6 isoform X2, which produces MDLDFKRASTIHSTNHHFSSLQPSRLHSDEDDDAQSLLRCPSCDFEIDFSSLRIHLEEMHCYDPKNMLCPVCDETLGEDAIRVAQNSSAQKRAWKSDKSSISSGDSVVLEKKLPDRGSKHEPVPDPLLSPFVRNVSVRNSHGIHPGEGSSRNAAYIFNAKGSRTDAPQDSADEQDIEERRLRASFVQELVSSTLI